A genomic region of Desulfomicrobium macestii contains the following coding sequences:
- a CDS encoding DVU0524 family FlgM-associated protein, which produces MNPFLVKNVMRTYDQHQEAGRRIARFKKYMDRAGQEDSVSISKEAKRRQLVEKVAGEIVNNLIGSDTTNPVVREIKTQMAKEFGQDVLFRYPSDGSGLQILKKTDQGVAELTNGEKDAFMRRLWEIALTRVNETML; this is translated from the coding sequence GTGAATCCCTTTCTCGTCAAAAACGTGATGCGCACGTACGACCAGCACCAAGAGGCGGGTCGACGCATTGCCAGGTTCAAGAAATACATGGACCGCGCCGGGCAAGAGGATTCCGTTTCCATTTCCAAGGAAGCCAAAAGACGCCAACTGGTCGAGAAGGTCGCAGGCGAGATCGTGAACAACCTCATCGGTTCGGACACCACGAACCCGGTCGTTCGCGAAATCAAGACACAGATGGCCAAGGAATTCGGGCAGGATGTGCTTTTCAGGTACCCGTCCGACGGAAGCGGCCTTCAGATACTGAAAAAAACAGACCAGGGTGTCGCGGAATTGACCAACGGCGAAAAGGATGCTTTCATGCGCCGGTTGTGGGAAATTGCCTTGACCCGGGTCAACGAAACAATGCTCTAG
- the flgM gene encoding flagellar biosynthesis anti-sigma factor FlgM produces MSINTIKSFSGYESQRLDQLEQQRQEHQKTVANPDGGTDRISISDEARLKMSMLKAAQENDGVRADKVADVKARIEAGEYGASGKDIAASLLKQELDIWG; encoded by the coding sequence ATGTCGATCAACACCATCAAATCTTTCAGCGGCTACGAATCGCAACGACTGGACCAGCTGGAGCAGCAGCGCCAGGAGCACCAGAAGACCGTCGCCAATCCGGACGGCGGAACCGACCGCATCTCCATTTCGGATGAAGCGCGGCTCAAGATGAGCATGCTCAAGGCTGCCCAGGAAAACGACGGAGTGCGAGCCGACAAGGTCGCCGACGTGAAGGCTCGGATAGAGGCGGGAGAGTACGGTGCAAGCGGCAAGGATATCGCGGCCAGCCTGCTCAAGCAGGAGCTTGACATCTGGGGCTGA